The following coding sequences lie in one Delphinus delphis unplaced genomic scaffold, mDelDel1.2 scaffold_572, whole genome shotgun sequence genomic window:
- the LOC132419260 gene encoding SERTA domain-containing protein 1 yields MMLSKGLKRKREEEEEEGKEALAVDTWWLDPGHPAVAQAPPAVASSSLFDLSVLKLHHSLRQSEPDLRHLVLVVNTLRRIQASMAPTAALPPVPSPPTAPGIADNLLASSDAALSASMASLLEDLSHIEGLSQAPQPLVDEGPPGRPTGGAPPSLGALDLLGPATGCLLDDGLEGLFEDIDTSMYDSELWAPASEGHKSSPEDGPGKEEAPELDEAELDYLMDVLVGTQALERPSGPGR; encoded by the coding sequence ATGATGCTGAGCAAGGGCCTGAAGCGAAagcgggaggaggaggaggaggaggggaaagaagcCCTGGCAGTTGACACCTGGTGGCTGGATCCTGGCCACCCAGCAGTGGCACAGGCACCCCCAGCCGTGGCCTCCAGTTCCCTCTTTGACCTTTCGGTGCTCAAGCTCCACCACAGCCTGCGGCAGAGTGAACCAGACCTGCGGCACCTGGTGCTGGTAGTGAACACACTGCGGCGAATTCAGGCGTCCATGGCACCCACAGCTGCCCTGCCACCTGTGCCCAGCCCGCCTACAGCCCCAGGCATAGCTGACAACCTGCTGGCCAGCTCTGATGCCGCCCTCTCAGCCTCCATGGCCAGCCTTCTGGAGGACCTCAGCCATATTGAGGGCCTGAGccaggctccccagcccctggtagatGAGGGGCCACCAGGCCGCCCCACTGGGGGAGCCCCACCCAGCTTGGGTGCCTTGGACCTGCTCGGCCCAGCCACTGGATGTCTGCTGGACGATGGGCTTGAGGGCCTCTTTGAGGACATTGACACATCCATGTATGACAGTGAACTTTGGGCACCAGCCTCTGAGGGCCACAAATCCAGCCCTGAGGATGGGCCAGGCAAGGAGGAAGCTCCAGAGCTGGATGAGGCCGAACTGGACTACCTCATGGACGTGCTGGTGGGCACACAGGCACTGGAGCGGCCATCAGGGCCAGGGCGCTGA